The DNA sequence AAGTTCGACGAGAACCGCGGTCGAAAGGCTCGGGCCGCTCCACGGCGGAAACGCTCGCGGATGACTGGCAGCAGGCGCGAACACGGCGAGATGCGCCTTGTGTGGTGATCGAGCGTGAAAAACTCTCGCGCTGGGCTGTTCGCACCACGCGGTGGAACTTCATTTTCACCGTGCCGGGAGAGAGCCCAGATATTTTTCTCCTCGTGGCTCATTATGATACCTGGCGCGGACCCGGAGCCGATGACAACACCACCGGGGAAGAAATCCTCAAGCAATACCTGCTGGCCGACCTGCGGGACTCGCAACGTCCAGGACTCACCCACGTCTACTTCCTGGCGGGCTCGGAGGAATGTGGGTTGATAGGCTTGCTTTCACAGCTCTTGGTGGCGCTGGGACTGAACGTCGGCGTCCAGGCGCTGCAGCAGCAAAGTTTTTGGCTACTGGGACTCGCGCTGGCCCTGTGTCCGCTGGCCAGCTACCGGTTCGGGGTGGCGGGCTCGCGCGAGTATGTGCGAGCGCTCTCATCGGAGGAACTGGAACGCATTCGCGCGGTGGTTTCCATCGACTCCGTGGGCGAAGGGCGACTGTTCATTCCCCGCAGCACGCTGGGAGCCGACTTTATCCGCGCATTGGTTCCCTTTGGCGACTACGATGCGTTCACGGACGTGCTGGAGGAAGGCGCACACCTGCACGGAATCAAGTACAACAACTATCTCGCGGGGGGAACCACCGACCATCTGTCGTTCTTGGAGGTGAACAACGGCCTATGGGCACGCGCAACGCAAGGGCTGCGTCGGGAGTGGGCGCGGCTTACCGGCGGGCATTATCGGGCGGCGCGGCAGATCCCGGCTTCGGCGCTGGTGGCTATGCAGCCGGGTAAAGCCTCCCCACTAGTGTTTGGCGGCAAACTTCACACACCGCAGGACATTCCGGAACGGGTTCACGATCAGCCGTTGATGGATGCGTTGCTGGTTACCGATTACCTGTTTCACATTGTGGAAGGAGGCGAGCGGGTGCGAGAGCCGCGCGATTTGAATGAGTTCCACTATGCGCGCGTGTATGAAGTTGCGCGCCCGGGGAGGCGGGCGTACTGGCTGGCATTGAGAGATGCGGTGGAACCCAACCGGCGCAATCTGAACGCCGTCTATGGAGCAGCAGCGGTCGTCGATGAAGTGAGAAAGGAGGCGACGGTTGATGTGGGCGAGATTGTCGGTTGGGGTGTGGATACTCGGCTGCGGGAGGATGTGGCGGAGCTAGCGGCCGCTGCTGGGTACAGGTACAAGCGGGTTCGCATCGACCGTTTAACGGTGCGCCGGAATGAGCAGGTCTTGCTGTTCGCCCGGAACTTGACGCCGGCGGGGCAGCTAAGACGACGCGTTGACCGCGCAGTCGCGTGGCTAGAACGGTCGATGGGTCGCTATGTCTTCATCACGTTCTTCGCGGCTGGGTATTTGCTGGCCTTCTTGACCAGTGTGGCCCTCGACTTTGGCTTTCGTCAT is a window from the Candidatus Rokuibacteriota bacterium genome containing:
- a CDS encoding M28 family peptidase, which gives rise to MAEIQENIRRACSNRSPGESYNRANERLVEEFIVRLRHEFSGRTYEVRREPRSKGSGRSTAETLADDWQQARTRRDAPCVVIEREKLSRWAVRTTRWNFIFTVPGESPDIFLLVAHYDTWRGPGADDNTTGEEILKQYLLADLRDSQRPGLTHVYFLAGSEECGLIGLLSQLLVALGLNVGVQALQQQSFWLLGLALALCPLASYRFGVAGSREYVRALSSEELERIRAVVSIDSVGEGRLFIPRSTLGADFIRALVPFGDYDAFTDVLEEGAHLHGIKYNNYLAGGTTDHLSFLEVNNGLWARATQGLRREWARLTGGHYRAARQIPASALVAMQPGKASPLVFGGKLHTPQDIPERVHDQPLMDALLVTDYLFHIVEGGERVREPRDLNEFHYARVYEVARPGRRAYWLALRDAVEPNRRNLNAVYGAAAVVDEVRKEATVDVGEIVGWGVDTRLREDVAELAAAAGYRYKRVRIDRLTVRRNEQVLLFARNLTPAGQLRRRVDRAVAWLERSMGRYVFITFFAAGYLLAFLTSVALDFGFRHSDRLRTWFLDYPAITLPLVLVLQLAVLVFLMARQIPTWIDNHYKHENRADNLGSLRRQPKPARAESLKP